A stretch of Besnoitia besnoiti strain Bb-Ger1 chromosome V, whole genome shotgun sequence DNA encodes these proteins:
- a CDS encoding putative ribosomal protein S18 (encoded by transcript BESB_062740), which translates to MACRRSSVLQELLCTMRMNTLARVPAGCIPACWSPPTHPCAEYSPRLLSGSQNLASSQNLRAVSSVGPQLAPVVLAPPQCPLVSAYQSFSACGGLRASSALGDARRHFYSRFKRPLPFAGKEASPATSSQHPSQPTGLHGSPRQPGDPQSRPSAGAADGSMRAQTQTHLRRGTSASTANTVATSRGQDSHTGKHIGPSFAQQFLNDKTLAQDMLQFTKVSEKGTADALFAECLDSIRHRRFELDPDVDNRSSEAVEKLTQEERAIATMIFQRVDPERKIAPRLETRGHYIDPLWDPFKRVEELQQQVAHDLTEFAKLVGAAEARRQRLLVRASLRRQYRMHDPLSEGHRRFFGAQRADPFPTPHRVHERFWDPSPEMRVALKNNNVPISWRDLHILHHFVGENGLILPRRTTHASRYQQRCIFKAICMARRMALFPYDWKPTQGELMPVMDPLQYLVDELTSRYKATGDLRADAMLCVMLAKYPKLNYFRYLQYKARSQKAEQEASQQQEEEDRGDFSRLLRKYKRAGTPQDSRYRLAPAS; encoded by the exons ATGGCCTGTAGACGCAGTTCCGTACTCCAGGAATTACTGTGCACCATGCGTATGAACACCCTTGCTCGCGTTCCCGCCGGCTGTATTCCAGCTTGTTGGTCTCCACCTACGCATCCCTGTGCGGAATACTCTCCACGCCTGTTGTCGGGCTCGCAGAACTTGGCCAGTTCTCAAAATCTCCGCGCGGTTTCCTCTGTAGGTCCCCAGCTTGCTCCTGTGGTGTTAGCGCCTCCCCAGTGCCCTCTGGTTTCTGCCTATCAATCTTTTTCTGCTTGTGGCGGTCTGCGTGCATCGTCCGCACTCGGTGATGCTCGGCGGCATTTCTATTCGCGATTCAAGCGACCGCTGCCGTTTGCAGGAAAAGAAGCCAGCCCTGCGACTTCTTCTCAGCATCCCAGTCAGCCGACCGGCCTGCATGGCTCCCCCCGCCAACCCGGGGATCCTCAGTCGCGGCCAtcagccggcgccgcagacggctcCATGAGGGCCCAGACACAAACGCATCTTCGAAGAGGCACATCGGCTTCCACTGCGAACACTGTGGCGACTAGCCGCGGCCAGGATTCGCACACGGGAAAGCACATCGGTCCGTCGTTCGCCCAGCAGTTCCTGAATGACAAAACGCTGGCGCAAGACATGCTCCAGTTCACGAAA GTCTCGGAGAAAGGCACTGCAGACGCACTGTTTGCCGAGTGCCTGGACAGCATCCGGCACCGGCGTTTCGAGCTGGACCCTGATGTTGACAACAGGTCGAGTGAGGCTGTTGAGAAACTAACAcaggaagagagagcgatCGCCACCATGATTTTCCAAAGAGTCGACCCCGAAAGGAAG ATTGCGCCGAGGCTCGAAACTCGCGGTCACTACATAGACCCACTTTGGGATCCGTTCAAGCGTGttgaggagctgcagcagcaggttGCGCATGACCTCACAGAATTTGCAAA GCTAGtcggagctgcagaggcacggagacagaggctACTTGTACGGGCCTCTTTGCGGAGGCAGTATCGCATGCACGACCCTCTGAGCGAGGGCCATCGCCGGTTCTTTGGCGCGCAG AGAGCAGACCCTTTTCCCACGCCTCACCGAGTTCATGAGAGGTTTTGGGATCCGTCGCCAGAAATGCGTGTTGCCTTGAAAAACAACAACGTGCCCATTAGCTGGCGAG ACCTCCACATACTTCACCATTTTGTTGGAGAAAATGGCCTCATTCTTCCTCGGCGGACAACGCATGCATCAAGATATCAACAACGTTGCATTTTCAAGGCAATCTGCATGGCCAGGAGGATGGCGCTTTTCCCCTATGACTGGAAACCCACTCAGGGGGAACTCATGCCCGTCATGGATCCTCTGCAG TACCTTGTGGACGAGCTTACGTCACGGTATAAGGCCACGGGTGACCTGCGTGCGGACGCGATGCTGTGCGTGATGCTCGCGAAATACCCCAAGCTCAACTATTTCAG ATACCTGCAGTACAAAGCTCGATCACAGAAAGCCGAGCAGGAAGCTTCACAACAacaagaggaagaagatcgAGGCGACTTCTCCAGGTTGCTGCGGAAGTATAAACGGGCGGGAACCCCTCAGGACTCGCGATACCGACTAGCGCCAGCTTCTTGA
- a CDS encoding dynein light chain DLC (encoded by transcript BESB_062750) gives MADRKAVIKNADMPEDLQQDAIDCANQALEKYNIEKDIAAYIKKEFDRKHNPTWHCVVGRNFGSYVTHETHHFIYFYIGQVAVLLFKSG, from the coding sequence ATGGCGGACAGGAAGGCCGTGATCAAAAATGCAGACATGCCTGAAGATCTGCAGCAAGACGCAATCGACTGTGCAAATCAGGCCTTGGAGAAATACAACATCGAGAAGGACATTGCTGCGTACATCAAGAAAGAGTTTGACCGGAAGCACAATCCCACATGGCACTGTGTCGTCGGCCGCAACTTCGGCTCATACGTCACACATGAAACGCACCATTTTATTTACTTTTATATTGGCCAGGTTGCAGTCTTGCTCTTTAAGAGCGGCTGA
- a CDS encoding coproporphyrinogen III oxidase (encoded by transcript BESB_062760), which produces MEHSPRGDFKDDAAEPLRNPTRPRLAVLRVRSLDGHSPKKSDGPHSSHELQNVSDLQCSKKPKRDGASRGEPADGDSFLWWFGGGTDLSPSYIFEDDCVFFHEKLREQCNRHDPKYYARFKRWCDTYFRNHHRSDARGIGGIFFDDLNDNMLSSPEKFFAFAEDGLKTFIAAYVPILAKRKDEPFTEREKIWQQIRRGRYVEFNLVHDRGTKFGLQVPGSRVESILLSLPLTARWEYCHEAEKGSREEEAQLLFAGKPRDWIPIDETHLEGFSWPTESGARV; this is translated from the coding sequence ATGGAGCACTCCCCCCGAGGCGATTTCAAAGATGACGCGGCAGAACCACTGCGCAATCCCACCCGACCAAGACTGGCGGTTCTACGCGTGCGGTCTCTCGATGGTCATTCACCCAAAAAATCCGATGGCCCCCACAGTTCACATGAACTACAGAATGTTTCAGATCTTCAATGCTCCAAAAAGCCAAAGCGCGACGGAGCGTCCCGGGGGGAACCGGCAGATGGCGACTCCTTCCTGTGGTGGTTCGGTGGCGGCACAGACCTGTCGCCTTCGTACATTTTCGAAGACGACTGTGTTTTCTTCCACGAGAAGCTACGTGAGCAGTGCAACCGTCACGATCCGAAATATTATGCGCGGTTCAAACGGTGGTGCGATACGTACTTCCGAAACCACCACCGCTCCGATGCTCGCGGCATTGGCGGAATATTCTTTGATGACCTGAACGACAATATGTTATCGTCGCCGGAGAAGTTCTTTGCTTTCGCAGAAGACGGCCTGAAGACGTTTATTGCAGCATACGTTCCTATCCTGGCCAAACGAAAAGACGAACCGTTCACTGAACGCGAGAAGATATGGCAACAAATCCGCAGGGGCCGCTACGTGGAGTTCAACTTGGTACATGATCGCGGAACAAAGTTTGGACTTCAAGTCCCCGGATCACGCGTAGAGTCTATTCTCTTGTCTCTACCGCTCACGGCACGGTGGGAGTACTGTCATGAGGCAGAAAAAGGGTcaagggaagaagaagcccaACTCCTTTTTGCAGGAAAGCCCCGTGATTGGATTCCGATTGATGAGACACACCTGGAAGGCTTCTCCTGGCCGACGGAGAGCGGAGCCAGGGTTTAG
- a CDS encoding hypothetical protein (encoded by transcript BESB_062770), with protein sequence MAGNAGNRWTRSFSDPACESPLISMILHPSDSCLTAGFQERYRPSWARNTSWLNPSDDFGQHLTSLCNSRWIQQQTRSTIQMRPSVNDGKRCFVAPRAQFVTRSRALTAALSAKIRGNEGILAAVAGHE encoded by the exons ATGGCGGGGAATGCCGGAAACCGGTGGACGCGATCCTTTTCTGATCCCGCTTGCGAATCGCCCCTCATCAGCATGATATTGCATCCGTCAGACTCCTGCCTTACAGCAGGTTTTCAAGAGCGCTACCGTCCATCGTGGGCGCGTAACACCTCGTGGCTCAACCCATCGGACGACTTTGGGCAACACCTCACCTCTCTCTGCAACTCAAGATGGATTCAGCAACAGACCAG GTCTACCATCCAGATGAGGCCTTCCGTCAACGATGGGAAGAGATGCTTCGTCGCTCCCAGGGCGCAATTTgtgacgcgctcgcgggcgttGACGGCGGCACTTTCCGCGAAGATACGTGGCAACGAGGGAATTCTGGCGGCGGTGGCTGGACACGAATGA
- a CDS encoding tetratricopeptide repeat-containing protein (encoded by transcript BESB_062780): protein MPADDDVSLLDIDFEKVESCTQPRLLRKYIALLEQDGSYYHQLLAAARSRLESLASSGHASNIRATRLPRGPSASDITAAKADILQWQRSLNQHKCADRCGHVPPVSNPPGGQDTQYADGHHTDAVPAKTGNMSTGCRMDDSPEADKNHGRQEDFSEQMDLREGRIKKSGTQETTGACDCSADGTGADEIDRGQRSKTHCLSSTRHPCLSIRAEDIDAFLVVSKAGEKGCHHDSTETRTSHSPLRKCISVVIEDSEVTDGEPDDSVNDVKQKRDGDNADGGSMIRQISPASGTASVQVRCRSGRRRNSPSCRASLPESHGTTVLGLRSDERKDLNEISPQRMDVGPSIRRLSPNTEEEAQSSDYSRHALDPNVGHSENPLASETGRINSIRVNQVIKLKRAAVAAYDVGNFEEALRHLTKCLELAEGDVAADEGEQILPFRQLRDAPLCCVNRPAKTALPPKLHSVIYCNRSQVHLVLKQYADAAEDGLRAMQLDGTNIKALWRRARALHALGGAGNLQQAKNLTNKIKMAFLAGATNLPRSALDHLSELQAVIQRASEKV, encoded by the coding sequence ATGCCCGCCGATGACGATGTTTCTCTTTTGGATATTGATTTTGAGAAAGTCGAATCATGCACACAACCTCGCCTTCTACGGAAGTACATTGCCCTGCTAGAGCAAGATGGCAGTTATTACCACCAGTTACTGGCTGCTGCGAGGTCTAGACTTGAGAGTCTTGCCAGCAGTGGTCATGCCTCGAACATCAGAGCCACTAGGTTACCGCGAGGCCCGAGTGCATCCGATATCACAGCCGCGAAAGCAGACATCCTACAATGGCAGCGCAGTCTAAATCAACACAAGTGCGCCGATCGCTGCGGCCATGTGCCCCCAGTCTCGAATCCTCCAGGCGGGCAGGATACCCAGTATGCGGACGGGCACCACACAGATGCGGTACCAGCAAAAACTGGGAATATGAGTACCGGCTGTCGTATGGACGATAGCCCGGAAGCAGACAAAAATCATGGTCGGCAGGAGGATTTTTCGGAGCAAATGGATCTCCGTGAAGGTAGAATTAAGAAATCAGGCACTCAAGAGACTACTGGTGCTTGTGATTGCAGTGCAGACGGCaccggcgcagacgaaatCGATCGAGGCCAACGATCCAAAACTCACTGCCTTTCTTCTACGAGACACCCGTGTCTGAGCATTCGCGCAGAAGACATCGACGCATTCCTTGTTGTGAGCAAGGCAGGAGAAAAAGGCTGTCACCACGACTCTACTGAGACGAGGACTAGCCACTCCCCCCTCAGAAAATGCATCTCTGTGGTTATTGAGGACAGTGAAGTTACTGATGGAGAGCCGGACGATAGCGTCAACGATGTCAAACAGAAACGAGATGGCGACAATGCGGATGGGGGATCCATGATACGACAGATATCGCCCGCCTCGGGTACAGCTTCCGTTCAAGTACGGTGTAGAtccggccgccggcgcaatTCGCCTTCTTGTCGCGCTTCCCTGCCTGAAAGCCATGGAACCACCGTGTTGGGCTTACGCAGCGATGAGAGAAAAGACTTGAACGAAATATCTCCCCAACGTATGGATGTCGGCCCGAGTATTCGGAGGTTGTCTCCAAAtacggaggaggaagcccaGTCTAGTGATTATAGCAGGCATGCCCTTGATCCGAACGTTGGACACAGCGAAAACCCATTAGCAAGCGAGACCGGAAGAATCAACAGCATACGAGTTAATCAGGTTATCAAGCTCAAACGCGCTGCAGTCGCCGCCTACGATGTGGGGAACTTTGAAGAGGCCCTTCGGCACCTTACGAAGTGCTTGGAGCTCGCCGAAGGAGATGTTGCAGCGGACGAAGGGGAGCAAATTCTTCCATTCAGGCAACTAAGAGACGCACCGCTTTGCTGTGTGAACAGGCCAGCCAAGACAGCATTGCCGCCGAAATTGCACAGCGTCATCTATTGTAATAGAAGTCAGGTACATCTGGTTCTAAAACAGtacgcggacgcggcggaagaTGGACTCCGCGCCATGCAACTCGATGGCACAAACATCAAAGCTCTCTGGAGAAGAGCTCGTGCTCTTCACGCCCTCGGAGGAGCAGGAAATTTGCAACAGGCGAAGAATTTGACTAACAAAATCAAGATGGctttcctcgccggcgcgacgaATCTTCCGCGTTCCGCCCTCGACCACCTTTCGGAGTTGCAGGCTGTAATTCAGCGAGCCTCCGAGAAGGTATGA